From the genome of Nicotiana tabacum cultivar K326 chromosome 17, ASM71507v2, whole genome shotgun sequence:
atcaaatctaagaattataccctaaaccaaattgatttaaacttaggaatttcaagtttttcaatttacgtccaatgcgccgaaatatacttaactACTCACAATCACACGGAAATTTGCAtataagtcttaaatcactatacagaactattcccaaattcaaaattccaaacggacttcaattactcaaaaacctactccaaaccaattttaaagaactttaaaccttcaaatagttaatttttactattaagcgccaaaacgctcccgagtTATCTAAaatccgattcgaacatacgcccaagtccgaaatcatcatacggacctattggaaccgtcaaatcacgattccgaggtcgttttctcaaaatgttgaccgaactTTGCCTTTTAAggttaacttaaggaaccaagtgttcggATTTCAACCCAAACGCGTCGAAATCCcgaaccaatcatccccgcaagtcataaattattaaaaatatattcggagagttttatttaagggaatggggttctaaaagtcgaaacggccggttgggtcgttacaatttgtttgatgtccatttataaaaattgactcttcaaagtaacattcttcaaaaagaaaaggaaaaaaaaaattaatattgactaatttttgtgatgtttctttctccagcatgtaggtttacttcattatatatgtaagtaaatttTTATTCGATTTTTAAACTTCTTTTTGTTATCtggataaacatagacgtgtaccctatatattacatttattttaaaagaaattcgctttattcaaatctagctatattgttttaaagaactataagtataggattttaaatgtgaaagagttttatagttatatggagtagttttttttttcttttttgccatagccgaagtagtatttaaataattagataagataaaaaaaagttcctaacatgattgcatagataagataacaaaagttcctaacatgattgcatatgatcattaaccgaattaagtatgataacatgataataaaagataaatttcttttttattttaattcaaatttaaaaactttatctataaattcaaaatatcCTTTAATTCATATTCAGTTTTTTTTAGATATATATGTATTTGACTAACATAGTTAAATATAGAATAAATATATATTTGACTAATATAGTCAAATAtggaataaagttaccatatacttttggcatttattagcttgccacttttTGAGAAAAAAAGTTCAAATTTAACCCTCTACGTGACTAGTTATTCCTCAAGTTGGAGCTTCATTAAGATTGTGCTATTTCGAATTTTACAAGATTTGACCATCCTCCCTTATGTATCTATTTATTAAAATTCCATTACAAGGTACTAGGAAATAAAAAGAGCATtctgctaaaaataaaaaaaacagagACGTTCTTCGGAGTGTTTAAAAGGTTCTCCAATTACAACGTTGGTTTAGAATTCCATATAAAGTTTCTCCTATTACATGTTGGTTTAGAATTACTTATaccaaatccaaccaaaactagGTTCTTCATTACATTATATATACACAAACGGCCTACCTTCTCAAGTTGCCTTCCAAAATACTTACTACCTTTGCCCTTCATTACATATCTGCAACTATAGACTATGGCGACGCCGACGGTCACAGTCATTAGATCGGATTTATCAGGTGTGGGTATATCAGATCAACGGCTTCGTCAGAATGGATTCACCAGAACTAGAATAATCGATGTGGTTCCGAGAAGACCATCACCGCCAAATTTCGAAGCCGCACAGAATGAGAGGCCTTCACCACCAGCGATAAAGGCTTCAATAGAGGCACTGCCAATTATTCATATTGTAAAACATGAAGAAGAATGTGCTGTTTGTTTGTTGGAGTTTCAAGTTGGGGAAAAAGCTAAAGAGATGCCATGTAAACATCGTTATCATTCGAGTTGTATTAACAAGTGGTTGGAGATACATGGATCATGTCCAGTTTGTAGGTATAAGATGCCCGTGGAGATACCGGAATTAGTTAGCAGTAGCATTAATCAGTATCCTTTAGAAATTAATAACACACTCTTAGCTCATCCTATTCaaaggcggatccagaattttgaGTTTACGAGCTTTGGATTCtaaaaaactaaataaattatGTTTACATATTTTGTGAATTTGTTGACACAAATACATGATTTTGGCCAAAATTACTAAGTTATACCGAATGTGTAACTAGAATTCTAGCTTCGCCCTTGATTATGATTAAATCTTGTGGATTATTAGAAAAGCTTGTATTTACTTAGTACTTATGGATTTGAGTTTTAAGTTCATCTTGCTTTGTATTGGATTGAAGTTCAACAGAGTTTTTCAAACTGTGTGATCAGAATGAGTAATACTAGTATGATTTGcaaatcaatgttttgttttttgatttgGTTTATCATTTCAATTTCCACTTAAAATAgtgaatttaaagtttgaaaaatTGATTTGAAGAATATTCAAGTGACATAATACTCTCTTTTCAATGTCAACttcaaatactttttttttaattaaaccaAATATTGTCCAATCCCCTACATAGTAACACCTATTTTCTTCCAAACGTATGAATTTAAAGTATTTTATGAAATGCATAACAAAATATTTATGTTTTAAAATGTGAGCTTGTCCTCGTGAGAACAAGTGTTTTGCACTTTTGCAAGTTGATGATATTTGTTTTTTGAACGCATTAAATTGTGATTAATTAGTAGGTatgtagttaataattagttttCTCTCTTTTCAGTAATGCGGACATGCAATCCATTTTGTTCGAGCAAATGTGCTAGCCAAAATTGTCGGACTGCTGCCAAACATTTGAAAAAGTATTTGTAAATGTAGGAATATatttgaggtgacgagtacttatgcgccgccaaattacctgttttttCATGTTTCTACCATTTTTTTCCCTTACATTGTCTCTTTTCTATGTCTAATTGCTAagtgtttatactagtgttgttaaattgatcgttcttatcatgtttacggattttctggtgataattgagtatttatttcaaagttgagattgatattgtggaaccaaatcttgaagtaaggtttgtacttgttattctatctccctgttattatttattcattgcattatggtaagggaaagtgttaatgcacgaatggtAATGCCGTTTCATATTATGAgtgtaaatgcacgaagggtgatgtcgtgccatattgtgagtggtaacgcacgaagggtgatgccgtgccatgatatgagagttaatgcacgatgggtgatgccgtgccgtctttattaattttatggtgagattgagagtaaaagcacgaaaggtgatgccgtacatttttcctttactgtattcgtgttCCTGTCAATTCATATTATGTTGGTTGTTTCAGTTCTCATTCTGCTATAGCTCTTTACTTCGTATtttcccccagcatgtatccCCTCCCGATAATTCTTGTCTGATTTTTCATTactattatttgtatatacactgttaaattgtacagattgatttgtaggtgccttgccttagcctcgtcactacttcgtcggggttaggctcgacacttaccagtacattgggtcggttgtactaatactgcactctgcacttttcgtgcagattttggtaccggctcgggttgatcgagattttagctgttggacccgttatctggagactcaaggtagatatgtcggcattcacagaccttgaagtccccatctatcttttcaattttactatttctttcaatcagacaattgtatttctttcagactattacttgtagtgaattctagaatgctcgtgaattgtgactccagatccaggtGGTAGTCATTAAGGCAGTTCTTAtattatttcgcacttattatattttatcttagctaattattgttatttactgaatgaaaataaggatttggtttaatgattctctaacgttggcttgcctagcaagtgaaatattaggcgccatcacggtcccgatggtgggaatttcgggtcgtgacaagttggtatcagagccctaggttgcctaggtatcacgattcacgagcaagcttagtagagtctggaggatcggtacagagacgtctgtgcttatcttccagaggctataaagtttaggaatatatttcacttctattctcctCTATCGTGAGATGTTGTTTtttcaatactgattgaactcttctgctcttattctctcgcagatggcgagaacacgtactgctTCCTCTGCTGAGCATcaaccagagcctccagtggcagctcctacgcggggcagaggtcgaggctgaggccgtgccaggggccgaggcaggggcagggctcagcctagagcctgAGCAGCAGCCCCAACaatggagcctcagatagatctTGATGAGGAGATTCCAGCCCAGACtattcctgccggaccagctcaggttccggaggggttcattgccaccccagtactacaggatgctttggtctgtttggtgggccttatggagagtgtggcccagactggcgcatttcccatggcaccagccgtctctcaggctggaggaggagcccagactcccactactcccgctccgaaGCAGATAGCTCCCAGTATCatgctccagcagctcagccaatcggagtagttcagccggttgttgcggcgCAGACTTGtgatgggtcagctatgtcttctgaggctttgtggagattggacaggtttaccacgctctttcctgttcacttcagtggtgttacttcagaggatccccatgaGTATCtcgacagctgtcacgaggttttacggaacatgagtatagtggagaccaatgggctTGACTTTGCTGCATTCCAGATGACTGGTCCTGCCAAGAAATGATGGAGAGATTATTTgctgaccagaccagctgggtcgcctgatcttacttgggaccagttctttcagatcttcatagagaagtttctgcctatcacattgagagaggagcgtcgccatcagtttgagcgtctccagcagggcagtatgactgttactcagtacgagacctgTTTTGtggacttggcccgtcatgctattcttctgcttcccatcgtgagagagagggtgaggaggtttattgatggacttgctcagcctatcatatTGCAGAttgctaaggagactgggagtgagatttcttttcaggcggctgctaatgtcaccagacaagttgagatggttcttactcagggaggtcaggggtctgacaagagacctcgttatTCCGGTGAGTTCAACGGTGCCCCATCttgaggcaggggtacttttggtaaaggccatcctcctaggccgtttcattcagcactctaggcatcccacggtgcctcaggtggtcgtggtccttatatgccttgttttgaccagctagcctacagtgcaccaccagcttctattagtgcacctccacccTAGAGCTATCAGGGTGgctattcaggtcgacagggtcagtttcagggtcagcagtcacagcagccaaggttatgttatacttgtggtgacccgaggcacattgctagattttgccctcgggcaacgggcagctcacagcatcagagttctcgtgccatggttccggtgccagttgctgcaccacctactcagccagccagaggcaggggtcatacagccagaggtaggggtcggactgttagaggtggaggtcaagcagttagaggtggagaccagccagttagaggtcatcccaaggacgtagttcagggtggtgaggcccagccccggtgttatgctttcctagccaggcctgaggccaagttatctgacgctgttatcacaggtactgtttcagtttgcagtagagatgcttcagttctatttgatccggggtctacttactcctatgtgtcatcccattttgcttcctatttggttgtgccccgtgattcttcgagtgctcttgtgtatgtgtctacaccagtggggagatgttattgttgtagatcgtgtttatcgttcgtgtgtggtcaccacttgtgtagaccttctacttcttgatatggttgattttgatgtcatactgggtatggattggctgtcaccttatcatgctatattagatttccatgccaagatggtgaccttacccttacaggggttgcctcgattaaagtggagagggactcttggccattctaccagcagggttatctcttatgtgaaggctcagcatatggtcgagaaggggtgtctagcttatttggcttatgtccgtgattccaatgcggaggttccttccatggattcagtgccggttattcgtgagtttccagaggtgtttcctgcagatctgtcggggatgccacccgacagggatattaatttctatattgacttggctccgggcactcaacccatttctattccgccatactgCATGGCCCCGccatagttgaaagaattgaaagaacagttacaagatttgcttgataagggcttcattagacctagcgtttcgccctggggtgcacctgtgttgtttgtaaagaagaaagacggatcgatgaggatgtgtatagattatcgacatttgaacaaagtcaccatcaagaacaagtatccattgccgaggattgatgatttatttgatcagcttcagggtgccaaggtattttcgaagattgatttgagatctggctaccattagttgaggattagggcatccgatgttcctaagatagtttttcggactcggtatgggcattatgagtttctagtgatgtcatttgggctgacaaatgccccagcagcattcatggatttgatgaaccgagtgttcaagacctatttggattcctttgtgattgtgtttattgatgatatcttggtttaCTCCCACAGCCGAGAGGATTATGATCAggaccttcggatcgttcttcagactctgagagacagccagttatattctaatttctcaaaatgcgagttttggttgagtttaggttctttcttgggtcatgttgtatcggcagagggtattcaggtggatcctaagaagattgaggcagttcagaactggcctagacccacatcagctacagagatccgtagttttttGGGATTGGCacgttattatcgtcggtttgtggagggattttcatccatagcagccccgttgaccaggttgacccagaagggtgccccgttcaggtggtcagacgagtgtgaggcaagcttccagaagctcaagatagctttgactacgacaccgatattggtgttacccacaagttcaggatcttatacggtatattgtgacgcatcccgtattggtctgggtgcggtattgatgcagggtggcaaggttattgcatatgcttcacggcagctgaagattcacgagaagaattaccctgttcatgatctagagttggcaaccattgttcatgcactgaagatttggaggcactatctttacggcgtgccgtgtgaggtattcacggatcatcggagcttgaagtatttgttcaagcagaaggaactcaatttgaggcagagaaggtggttggaactattgaaatactatgatatcaccaaattgtatcatcccgggaaggccaatatggtggccgatgctttgagtagaaaatcagctagtatgggtagtcttgcatgtattccagttggtgagagaccgcttgcattagatgttcaggccctggccaaccagttcttgaggttggatatttctgagtctagccgtgttctagcttgtacagttgcttagtcttctttgtttgagcgcatcagagatcggcaggatgacgaccctcatttacttgtccttagagacacagtgcggaaCGGTGTTGCCAAGCAAGTTACTGTCAGAGATGACgaagttttgaggatgcatggtcgtatttgtgtgcctaatgtggatggactttgtgagttgattcttgaggaggcccaccgttcccggtattctattcatccgagtgccgcccagatgtatcaggacttgcggtagcattattggtggaggaggatgaagaaagacatagttgcatatgtagctcggtgcctaaattgccagcaggtaaagtgtgagcatcagagacctgatggtttacttcagaggttagagattcctgaatggaagtgggagcgtatcactatggattttgtcattggacttccacggactcagaggaagttcgatacagtttgggtcattgtggacaggctgaccaagtcagtgcatttcattcctatggcagttacctattcctcggagcggttggtagagatttacattcgtgagatcgtccttcttcatggtgtgcccgtgtctattatttctgatcgaggtacgcagttcacctcacacttctggaggacagtacagcgtgagttgggtacgcgggttgagttgagcacatcatttcatcctccgcgcatgtgttagactttggATGATTGTGGGATTAGTTCTCGCCCCttacagagtttgcctacaacaacagctaccagtcgatcattcaaatggctccttatgaggcattatatggtaggcagtgccggTCGCTAGTAgggtggtttgagccaggagaggcggTGTCGGGCATAGActtagtacatgatgccttggataaggtcaagattattcaggatcgacttcgcatagctcagtccaagtagaaaagttatgccgaccgcagagttcgtgatgttgcattcatggttggagagagagtgttgcttcgggtatcacccataaAGGTtttaatgaggttcggaaagaagggcaagttgagcccgaggtatattggaccttttgagattctggagagagtgggagaggtggcttacaggcttgcgttgccacctaatttagcagttgttcattcggtattccatgtgtccatgcttcgaaagtgtcacgacgatccgtcctatgtattagatttcagctctgtccagttggacaaggatttgacttacgaggaggagccgatggctattctagcccgacaagttcgctggttgagatcaaagagttgaccttcagttcgagtgcagtggagaggtcagcctattgaggcagctacttgggagtccgagtccaatatgcggagtagatatccccaccttttcaccattccaagtacttttctatgtccgttcgaggacgaacggttattttagaggtagagaatgtgatgatc
Proteins encoded in this window:
- the LOC107812613 gene encoding uncharacterized protein LOC107812613, which codes for MATPTVTVIRSDLSGVGISDQRLRQNGFTRTRIIDVVPRRPSPPNFEAAQNERPSPPAIKASIEALPIIHIVKHEEECAVCLLEFQVGEKAKEMPCKHRYHSSCINKWLEIHGSCPVCRYKMPVEIPELVSSSINQYPLEINNTLLAHPIQRRIQNFEFTSFGF